A genomic region of Pseudomonas migulae contains the following coding sequences:
- a CDS encoding penicillin-binding protein activator LpoB — MRAWIGMMALACALSAQAAPKVAVTDLAYQERVEQYIHIVSAKNNYREGYYSASGSSSYNEFEATTSYIEQAELRKFTGDIKGEILRTGMFQLVQGTPYTAASKGDIYDVIKRIKAGNFKGADYVLFGTVSDIDFTRDVTELANTDSHSAVLGLTLVADFSLINTRTYEITSAFTAMGEGQDTKLVNGRDIKVSLNRPRVVRDVSKALGEDVAAQLSQQLGGGSYQQPGQAPLRNNLPPDTAPVILR; from the coding sequence ATGCGTGCATGGATTGGCATGATGGCCCTGGCTTGCGCGTTAAGCGCGCAGGCGGCCCCGAAAGTCGCGGTGACCGACCTGGCGTATCAGGAGCGAGTGGAGCAGTACATCCACATCGTTTCGGCCAAGAACAATTATCGCGAGGGTTACTACAGCGCCAGTGGTTCTTCGAGCTACAACGAATTCGAAGCCACCACCAGCTACATCGAGCAAGCTGAGCTGCGCAAATTCACCGGCGACATCAAGGGCGAGATACTGCGCACCGGCATGTTCCAGCTGGTGCAAGGCACGCCGTACACCGCCGCGTCCAAGGGCGACATCTATGACGTGATCAAGCGGATCAAGGCCGGCAACTTCAAGGGTGCCGACTATGTGCTGTTCGGCACCGTGTCGGACATTGATTTCACCCGCGACGTAACCGAACTGGCCAACACCGACAGCCATTCCGCCGTGTTGGGCCTGACCCTGGTGGCGGACTTCAGCCTGATCAACACCCGGACGTATGAAATCACCTCGGCTTTCACAGCGATGGGCGAAGGTCAGGACACCAAACTGGTGAATGGCCGGGACATCAAGGTTTCGCTGAACCGTCCGCGGGTGGTTCGTGACGTGTCCAAGGCGCTGGGTGAAGACGTGGCCGCGCAGTTGAGCCAACAGCTCGGTGGCGGTAGTTACCAGCAGCCAGGGCAAGCCCCATTACGCAACAACCTGCCACCGGATACGGCGCCGGTCATTTTGCGCTGA
- the lpoB gene encoding penicillin-binding protein activator LpoB produces MFARFSFIAVIALLASGCANTSPVLGSKNISYGDTKAVETVTNEFGSTDLQMIAESMTRSLAQSGILQGRPVVQVYDVKNKTSEYIDTREITTSIKTQLMKSGTARFASDNTAMQSQVDQLKLQNQSGLYKKATVAKTGNMIAAKYRLEGSISSIVKRSSDYKDVFYKFSLQLIDVESGLAEWMDEKEIRKTTER; encoded by the coding sequence ATGTTTGCACGTTTTTCGTTCATCGCCGTTATCGCCCTGCTGGCCAGCGGTTGCGCCAATACCTCGCCTGTTCTGGGCAGCAAGAACATCAGCTACGGCGACACCAAGGCCGTGGAAACCGTGACCAACGAGTTCGGCTCCACCGACCTGCAGATGATTGCCGAGTCCATGACCCGCTCCCTCGCCCAGTCCGGCATTCTGCAAGGCCGTCCGGTGGTTCAGGTCTACGACGTGAAGAACAAGACCAGCGAATACATCGACACTCGCGAAATAACCACCAGCATCAAGACCCAGCTGATGAAGTCCGGCACCGCCCGCTTCGCCAGCGACAACACTGCCATGCAAAGCCAGGTCGACCAGCTCAAGCTGCAAAACCAGAGCGGCCTGTACAAGAAAGCCACCGTGGCCAAGACCGGCAACATGATCGCCGCCAAATACCGTCTTGAAGGTTCGATCAGCTCGATCGTCAAGCGCAGCAGCGACTACAAGGACGTCTTCTACAAATTCAGCCTGCAATTGATCGACGTTGAAAGCGGTCTGGCCGAGTGGATGGACGAGAAAGAGATCCGCAAGACCACGGAGCGTTAA
- a CDS encoding TIGR02444 family protein: MSSDLWSFSLGTYARPGVEAACLTLQSAGVNVCLLLCGLWLGQRGVACNEQRLQQLRNVAEPWDADVVRPLRDVRMQWKIIATEDAELNALREQVKALELEAERHLLLRLERSAQSWPQDEATDLSAWLEGVAAGAAHLDRDALHQLRVAATGT, encoded by the coding sequence ATGTCCTCTGACCTGTGGAGCTTTTCCCTTGGCACTTACGCCCGTCCCGGCGTTGAAGCCGCGTGCCTGACCTTGCAGTCGGCGGGAGTGAATGTGTGCCTGTTGTTGTGTGGGCTGTGGCTGGGGCAGCGAGGAGTCGCCTGCAACGAGCAACGATTGCAGCAGCTTCGCAACGTGGCCGAACCCTGGGACGCGGATGTCGTTCGACCGCTGCGTGATGTGCGCATGCAATGGAAAATCATCGCGACTGAAGATGCCGAACTGAATGCGTTACGCGAACAAGTGAAAGCGCTGGAGCTGGAAGCCGAACGGCATCTGTTGTTGCGACTGGAGCGATCGGCGCAGAGTTGGCCGCAGGATGAGGCGACCGATTTATCGGCCTGGCTGGAAGGTGTGGCGGCGGGTGCCGCCCACCTGGACCGCGACGCGCTGCATCAGCTGCGCGTCGCGGCAACCGGCACTTAG
- a CDS encoding Rsd/AlgQ family anti-sigma factor, with protein MLESCQNAQERWGGVHLLIDRWLQERHELVRAYDALGAKPEALGENRKPLQEFCGVLVDYVSAGHFEIYEQLTGEAKAFGDTRGLELAETIYPRIDVITEKLLAFNDLCDAGKCVAEKFKELGGLLHERFELEDCLIEVLHTAHKEEDSVQA; from the coding sequence ATGCTCGAAAGTTGTCAGAATGCTCAGGAACGCTGGGGTGGAGTGCATCTGCTGATCGATCGCTGGTTGCAGGAGCGTCACGAACTGGTTCGGGCCTATGATGCTCTCGGCGCCAAGCCTGAGGCTCTGGGGGAGAATCGCAAGCCATTGCAGGAATTCTGCGGCGTGCTGGTCGATTACGTATCTGCGGGGCACTTCGAAATCTACGAACAGCTGACGGGCGAAGCCAAGGCATTTGGCGACACTCGCGGTCTCGAATTGGCCGAGACGATCTACCCGCGTATCGACGTCATCACCGAGAAGCTGCTCGCGTTCAACGACCTGTGCGATGCAGGCAAGTGCGTGGCAGAGAAATTCAAGGAGCTGGGTGGCCTGTTGCACGAACGCTTCGAACTGGAAGACTGCCTGATCGAAGTGCTGCACACCGCTCACAAGGAAGAGGATTCGGTTCAAGCCTGA
- a CDS encoding disulfide bond formation protein B, with product MSLACSRSLFFMVFVAGALALGVSYYLEYAVGLQPCGMCELQRMCLALFTGVCLMASVHGPGRFGSFLYWLLGLLCSLAGTVTAWRQVLLQGDPLQQVSTCSPHMADLFASNPWAYVVQQMFNGTADCTRISWTLFDLSLPEWSLLFFVAMTTLGVQQLLRVVWIACRRPLSGESSHPALAGD from the coding sequence ATGTCGTTGGCCTGCTCACGCTCCTTGTTTTTCATGGTTTTCGTTGCCGGCGCCCTGGCCTTGGGCGTGTCCTATTACCTGGAATATGCGGTAGGCCTCCAGCCGTGCGGCATGTGCGAGCTGCAGCGGATGTGTCTGGCATTGTTCACGGGTGTCTGCCTGATGGCTTCGGTGCATGGTCCCGGCCGATTCGGTTCTTTCCTGTATTGGCTGCTGGGATTGCTGTGCAGCCTGGCGGGAACAGTCACAGCGTGGCGCCAGGTGTTGTTGCAAGGCGACCCGCTGCAACAGGTGTCCACGTGCTCGCCCCATATGGCCGATCTGTTCGCCAGCAACCCTTGGGCGTACGTTGTGCAGCAAATGTTCAACGGCACGGCCGACTGCACAAGGATCTCATGGACGCTGTTCGACCTGAGCCTGCCGGAGTGGAGCCTGTTGTTCTTTGTCGCGATGACAACTCTCGGTGTTCAGCAGCTGCTGCGCGTTGTCTGGATCGCCTGTCGGCGACCGCTCAGCGGCGAGTCGTCGCACCCTGCGCTGGCGGGCGATTAA
- a CDS encoding FKBP-type peptidyl-prolyl cis-trans isomerase, whose amino-acid sequence MSRYLFLSLCVFFSVAQAAEKTTENEAHDLAYSLGASLGERLRQEVPDLQLQALVEGLQQAYRGKPLALKDEQIEQILAEHEAQVALQQSAPQSEVALEKEKRFLAGEKARPGVRELADGVLLTELVPGTGAKAGPNGKVQVLYIGRLPDGTVFDQNTQPQWFSLDSVISGWRSALQNMPVGAKWRLVIPSAQAYGADGAGDLIEPFTPLVFEVELRGATG is encoded by the coding sequence ATGTCGCGCTACCTTTTTTTATCGCTGTGCGTATTTTTTTCCGTGGCCCAGGCCGCCGAAAAAACCACGGAAAATGAAGCTCACGATCTCGCGTACAGCCTGGGCGCAAGCCTCGGTGAACGTCTGCGTCAGGAGGTTCCCGATCTGCAACTTCAGGCATTGGTCGAAGGGTTGCAGCAAGCCTATCGAGGCAAGCCGCTGGCCCTGAAAGATGAGCAGATCGAACAGATTCTGGCCGAGCATGAAGCGCAGGTTGCCTTGCAACAGAGCGCACCGCAGAGCGAAGTCGCCCTCGAAAAAGAGAAACGTTTTCTCGCGGGGGAAAAAGCCAGACCCGGGGTTCGTGAACTGGCCGATGGTGTGTTGCTGACGGAGCTGGTGCCTGGCACCGGTGCGAAAGCCGGTCCGAATGGCAAGGTCCAGGTCCTGTACATCGGTCGCCTTCCCGACGGCACCGTGTTCGATCAGAACACTCAGCCGCAGTGGTTCAGTCTCGACAGTGTGATCAGTGGGTGGCGCAGCGCTCTGCAAAACATGCCGGTCGGTGCGAAGTGGCGGCTGGTGATTCCATCGGCGCAGGCCTATGGCGCCGACGGTGCCGGCGACTTGATCGAGCCATTCACGCCACTGGTGTTCGAAGTCGAATTGCGCGGCGCCACCGGCTGA
- a CDS encoding YcfL family protein codes for MRFKLIAVVALALLAGCATPPPPEPGSAASKVVAMGKLKNIVVGAMRVARENGFMTVNVQLSNTSFNNKTFYYRFAWLGPEGFPIAEEETWKSQMMYGEQTSFIQAIAPTAKAVDFRLEIKTP; via the coding sequence ATGCGTTTCAAACTCATCGCTGTCGTCGCCCTGGCCTTGCTGGCCGGTTGCGCCACACCGCCGCCACCGGAGCCAGGCAGCGCCGCCAGCAAAGTCGTGGCCATGGGCAAGCTGAAGAACATTGTGGTGGGCGCCATGCGCGTCGCCCGGGAAAACGGCTTCATGACGGTCAATGTGCAGCTGAGCAACACCAGCTTCAACAACAAGACCTTCTACTACCGCTTTGCCTGGCTCGGCCCTGAAGGCTTCCCGATTGCCGAAGAAGAAACCTGGAAAAGCCAGATGATGTACGGCGAGCAGACCAGTTTCATCCAGGCCATCGCGCCCACCGCCAAAGCCGTGGATTTCCGCCTCGAAATCAAAACGCCTTAA
- a CDS encoding ATP-binding cassette domain-containing protein, protein MIRLQNLTLQRGPQRLLEDAELTLHAGHKAGLIGANGAGKSSLFALIRGELHPDSGDCFLPADWRIAHMRQEIETLERLAVDYVLDGDLRLREVQRDLAAAEAAHDGAAQARLHSELDSADGYTADARARKLLAGLGFTNEQMDRQVGDFSGGWRMRLNLAQALMCPSDLLLLDEPTNHLDLDAIIWLEEWLKSYPGTLLLISHDRDFLDAVVDHVAHVDQRKITLYRGGYSAFERARAERLAQQQQAYEKQQAQRAHMESYIARFKAQATKARQAQSRIKALERMEELSAAHVDSPFDFVFRESTKISSPLIDLSDARLGYGDKAVLEKVKLQLTPGARIGLLGPNGAGKSTLIKNLAGELSPLAGRLTRGENTVVGYFAQHQLDSLDSKASPLLHLQRLAPTEREQTLRDFLGGFDFRGARIDEPVLNFSGGEKARLALALIAWERPNLLLLDEPTNHLDLEMRLALTMALQEFSGAVLVVSHDRHLLKSTTDNFYLVADGKVEEFDGDLEDYARWLVDYRQRNAPVSNTPVNPDKTDKKAQRQAAAALRQQLAPHKREADKLEAELGKLHEKLAKIDTGLGDSDIYEPARKNDLRDLLAEQARLKVREAELEEAWMEALELLESMQAELEALS, encoded by the coding sequence ATGATTCGACTTCAGAACCTGACTTTACAGCGTGGCCCGCAACGTCTGCTAGAAGACGCCGAGCTGACCCTGCACGCCGGCCACAAAGCCGGCCTCATCGGTGCCAACGGCGCCGGCAAATCGAGCCTGTTCGCCTTGATTCGGGGCGAGCTGCACCCGGACTCGGGTGACTGCTTCCTGCCGGCCGACTGGCGCATCGCCCACATGCGCCAGGAAATCGAGACGCTCGAACGCCTGGCGGTCGACTACGTGCTCGATGGCGACCTGCGCCTGCGCGAGGTGCAACGTGACCTCGCCGCCGCCGAAGCGGCCCATGACGGTGCCGCTCAGGCCCGCCTGCACTCGGAACTCGACAGCGCCGACGGTTACACGGCCGACGCCCGTGCCCGCAAGCTGCTGGCCGGCCTGGGGTTCACCAACGAACAGATGGATCGCCAGGTAGGAGATTTCTCTGGTGGCTGGCGGATGCGTCTGAACCTGGCGCAGGCATTGATGTGCCCCTCTGACCTGTTGCTGCTCGACGAACCGACCAACCACTTGGACCTCGACGCCATCATCTGGCTCGAAGAGTGGCTCAAAAGCTACCCCGGCACCTTGTTGCTGATTTCCCACGACCGGGATTTCCTCGATGCCGTGGTCGATCATGTGGCCCATGTCGATCAGCGCAAGATCACCCTGTATCGCGGTGGCTACAGCGCTTTCGAACGCGCCCGTGCCGAACGTCTGGCCCAGCAGCAACAGGCCTACGAGAAGCAGCAGGCGCAACGCGCGCACATGGAAAGCTACATCGCCCGCTTCAAGGCCCAGGCGACCAAGGCCCGTCAGGCCCAGAGCCGGATCAAGGCGCTGGAGCGGATGGAAGAGTTGTCCGCTGCCCACGTCGATTCACCGTTCGACTTTGTCTTCCGCGAGTCGACGAAGATTTCCAGCCCTTTGATCGACCTGTCCGACGCCCGTTTGGGCTACGGCGACAAAGCCGTGCTGGAGAAGGTCAAGCTGCAACTGACCCCCGGCGCGCGCATCGGTTTGCTGGGGCCCAACGGCGCCGGTAAATCGACCCTGATCAAAAACCTTGCCGGTGAACTCTCGCCGCTGGCCGGTCGACTGACCCGTGGCGAAAACACCGTCGTCGGTTACTTCGCCCAGCATCAGCTTGACTCCCTGGACTCGAAGGCCAGCCCGCTGCTGCACTTGCAACGTCTGGCGCCGACCGAACGCGAGCAGACCCTGCGTGATTTCCTCGGCGGTTTCGACTTCCGCGGTGCGCGTATCGACGAGCCTGTGCTGAATTTCTCCGGTGGTGAGAAAGCTCGCCTGGCCCTGGCGTTGATCGCCTGGGAACGACCGAACCTGCTGCTGCTCGACGAACCCACCAACCACCTGGACCTGGAAATGCGCCTGGCGCTGACCATGGCCCTGCAGGAATTCAGTGGTGCAGTGCTGGTGGTCTCCCACGATCGTCATTTGCTCAAGAGCACCACTGACAATTTCTATCTGGTGGCGGACGGCAAGGTCGAGGAGTTTGACGGTGACCTGGAAGACTACGCCCGTTGGCTGGTCGACTACCGTCAGCGCAATGCCCCGGTCAGCAACACGCCGGTCAATCCGGACAAGACCGACAAAAAGGCTCAGCGTCAGGCCGCCGCCGCATTGCGTCAGCAACTGGCGCCGCACAAGCGCGAGGCTGACAAGCTCGAAGCCGAGTTGGGCAAGCTGCACGAGAAACTGGCGAAGATCGACACCGGCCTTGGCGACAGCGATATCTACGAGCCGGCACGCAAGAACGATTTGCGTGATCTGCTGGCCGAACAAGCCAGGCTGAAGGTGCGTGAAGCCGAGCTGGAAGAAGCCTGGATGGAAGCCCTGGAATTGCTCGAAAGCATGCAGGCGGAGTTGGAGGCGCTGTCCTGA
- a CDS encoding COG3014 family protein, with amino-acid sequence MASRALTLIALSAVTLLSGCSAFRNYDSELAQTNQQLAAGNVDAALTLLEKNNTGEDKDLLYYFEKGELLRAKGDLSGSQNAWTSADAVVGKWEDAVKLDTAKYVAQFGSFLVNDKVRRYEGYDYEKVMLTTQMALNLLAVNDFDGARTAIKKTHEREAVIADLRDKEYLKSEEEAEKEGVKTEYKDLQGYPVASLDAPEVVGLKNSYQSAFSHYLAGFVYEALGEKDLAAPGYRKAAELRPNTPLLEQALKDLDKKNAKDEDSDILIVVQSGLAPARDSIRVPLPLPISGNVVITPLSFPIIKPDTSTATLAQIGVDGQQVNLTQLNSITAMSRRALRDDMPGIIVRTTVRAVTRGVAQKQINETNPLAGLAVGITSAVLEGADTRTWRTLPDNTQVVRLRLKKGEHQVTLPSAVGGSVVKITVDQRYQVISLRAVGSQVFASGLAAHVVPSSSPTAVASLKQP; translated from the coding sequence ATGGCCTCCCGCGCCCTAACCTTGATCGCGCTCAGCGCTGTCACCTTGCTCTCCGGCTGTTCGGCCTTTCGCAACTACGATTCGGAACTCGCACAGACCAACCAGCAACTGGCTGCCGGCAACGTCGACGCCGCGCTGACCCTGCTGGAAAAGAACAACACCGGCGAAGACAAAGACCTGCTGTATTACTTCGAGAAAGGTGAACTGCTGCGCGCCAAGGGCGACTTGTCCGGCAGCCAGAACGCCTGGACCAGCGCCGATGCGGTGGTCGGCAAGTGGGAAGACGCGGTCAAGCTCGATACCGCCAAGTACGTCGCTCAGTTCGGCAGCTTCCTGGTGAACGACAAGGTCCGTCGCTACGAAGGCTACGACTACGAAAAAGTCATGCTGACCACGCAAATGGCCCTGAACCTGCTGGCCGTGAACGACTTCGACGGCGCGCGCACCGCGATCAAGAAAACCCACGAACGTGAAGCCGTGATCGCCGACCTGCGCGACAAGGAATACCTCAAGAGCGAAGAGGAAGCCGAGAAAGAAGGCGTCAAGACCGAATACAAAGACCTGCAGGGTTACCCGGTCGCCAGCCTCGATGCGCCGGAAGTGGTCGGCCTGAAAAACAGCTACCAGAGTGCGTTCAGCCATTACCTGGCCGGCTTCGTCTACGAAGCCCTGGGTGAAAAAGACCTGGCCGCGCCGGGTTATCGCAAAGCGGCCGAACTGCGCCCGAACACCCCGCTGCTGGAACAGGCACTGAAGGACCTCGACAAGAAAAACGCCAAGGACGAGGACAGCGACATCCTGATCGTCGTGCAAAGCGGCCTGGCGCCGGCCCGGGATTCGATCCGCGTACCCCTGCCTCTGCCCATCAGCGGCAATGTGGTGATCACCCCGCTGTCGTTCCCGATCATCAAGCCTGATACCTCCACCGCCACGCTCGCCCAGATCGGCGTGGACGGCCAGCAGGTCAACCTGACGCAACTCAACAGCATCACCGCCATGTCCCGCCGCGCGCTGCGTGACGACATGCCGGGCATCATTGTGCGCACCACCGTTCGCGCCGTGACCCGTGGCGTGGCGCAGAAGCAGATCAACGAAACCAACCCGCTGGCGGGCCTGGCGGTCGGTATCACTTCAGCCGTGCTCGAAGGTGCCGATACCCGTACGTGGCGCACCCTGCCGGACAACACCCAGGTGGTGCGCCTGCGCCTGAAGAAAGGCGAGCACCAGGTCACGCTGCCAAGTGCGGTCGGTGGTTCGGTAGTCAAGATTACTGTCGATCAACGCTATCAGGTCATCAGCCTGCGTGCCGTGGGCAGCCAGGTGTTCGCCAGCGGCCTGGCGGCTCACGTCGTCCCAAGCAGCAGCCCAACGGCCGTGGCCAGCCTCAAACAACCTTAA
- a CDS encoding mechanosensitive ion channel family protein: protein MEAFKLPLPAMWVEPIWLVVQILLILLAGYIAQRVVAKCLTRLGERYPFPPQFLMPLRGGLRWLIMGSALIFVLERLGVSATVLWTALSGFVAVAAVAFFAMWSVLSNLLCAILIFTVGPFRIGDVVELVDTTDKPGVKGRVVAINLLYTTLIEAEELGTGSAMVQVPNSLFFQRSVRRWRGTDVFSSGGFEK from the coding sequence ATGGAAGCCTTCAAGCTACCGTTGCCGGCAATGTGGGTCGAGCCGATCTGGCTGGTCGTGCAAATTCTGCTGATCCTGCTGGCCGGTTATATCGCTCAGCGCGTCGTCGCTAAATGCCTGACTCGATTGGGCGAGCGCTATCCGTTTCCGCCGCAGTTCCTGATGCCGCTGCGCGGCGGTCTGCGCTGGCTGATCATGGGCAGTGCGCTGATTTTCGTGCTGGAACGCCTCGGTGTATCGGCCACGGTGCTCTGGACCGCGTTGTCCGGTTTCGTTGCGGTGGCCGCGGTGGCGTTTTTCGCCATGTGGAGCGTGCTCTCCAATCTGCTCTGCGCGATCCTGATCTTTACTGTCGGCCCGTTCCGTATCGGTGACGTGGTCGAGTTGGTGGACACCACTGACAAGCCTGGCGTCAAAGGCCGGGTGGTGGCGATCAATCTGCTGTACACCACGTTGATCGAGGCTGAAGAGCTTGGGACCGGCAGCGCGATGGTGCAGGTGCCCAACAGTTTGTTCTTCCAGCGCTCGGTTCGACGCTGGCGGGGTACGGATGTGTTCTCGTCCGGCGGGTTTGAGAAGTAA
- a CDS encoding AlgP family protein — MSATKKPVNTPLHLLQQLSGSLLEHLETACSQALADAEKLLAKLEKQRGKAQEKLHKSRTKLQDAAAAGKAKAQAKAKDGVKQLEDLLDSLKDRQSETRTYILQLKRDAQESLKLAQGVGRVQEAVGKALSLRSAKPAAAPAKKAAAKPAAAKASAKPAAKAPVKAAAKPAAKKPVAASAAKPAAKTAAAKPAAKPAAAKTAAAKPAARTAAAKPAAAKTAAAKPAAKTAAAKPAAAKTAAAKPAARTAAAKPAAAKAAAAKPAARTAAAKPAAAKTAAAKPAAKTAAAKPAAKTVAKPAAAKIAAKPAAKPAAKPAAKTAAAKPVAAKPATAAKPAAAKPAVKKPAAVAKPTPAPAAKPATPAPSASAAPAPAASTSTATTAPTPVAPSSTSTTPTSAS, encoded by the coding sequence ATGTCGGCCACCAAGAAGCCTGTAAATACCCCGTTGCACTTACTCCAACAACTCTCGGGCAGCCTGCTCGAGCATTTGGAAACCGCTTGTTCCCAAGCCTTGGCTGATGCTGAAAAACTGCTCGCCAAACTGGAAAAACAGCGCGGAAAAGCGCAGGAGAAATTGCACAAATCCCGTACCAAATTGCAGGATGCTGCGGCGGCCGGCAAGGCCAAGGCACAAGCCAAGGCGAAGGACGGAGTGAAGCAACTCGAAGACTTGCTCGACTCCCTCAAGGATCGCCAGTCCGAGACCCGTACCTACATTCTGCAACTCAAGCGCGATGCTCAAGAAAGCCTGAAACTGGCCCAGGGCGTCGGTCGTGTACAAGAGGCTGTCGGCAAGGCGTTGTCCCTGCGTTCGGCTAAGCCTGCTGCGGCCCCGGCCAAGAAAGCCGCTGCCAAACCGGCTGCTGCAAAAGCATCGGCCAAGCCTGCTGCCAAGGCTCCGGTGAAAGCCGCAGCTAAACCTGCTGCGAAAAAACCGGTCGCTGCCAGCGCTGCGAAACCGGCTGCGAAAACAGCCGCTGCCAAACCTGCCGCCAAGCCAGCCGCTGCGAAAACAGCCGCCGCTAAACCGGCAGCAAGAACCGCTGCTGCGAAACCTGCTGCGGCGAAAACTGCGGCCGCTAAGCCGGCTGCAAAAACCGCTGCTGCCAAGCCTGCTGCGGCGAAAACTGCGGCCGCTAAGCCAGCAGCAAGAACCGCTGCTGCCAAGCCTGCTGCGGCGAAAGCTGCGGCCGCTAAACCGGCTGCAAGAACCGCTGCTGCCAAACCTGCTGCGGCAAAAACTGCAGCTGCCAAACCAGCCGCTAAAACCGCCGCTGCGAAACCGGCTGCCAAGACTGTCGCAAAACCAGCCGCGGCAAAAATCGCTGCCAAGCCGGCCGCGAAACCAGCTGCTAAACCCGCTGCAAAAACTGCTGCTGCCAAGCCAGTCGCCGCCAAACCAGCGACAGCTGCAAAACCCGCTGCAGCCAAACCAGCCGTGAAAAAACCGGCCGCCGTTGCCAAGCCAACCCCGGCTCCTGCTGCCAAACCAGCGACGCCAGCGCCATCCGCGTCGGCCGCTCCTGCACCGGCGGCTTCCACCTCGACAGCCACCACGGCGCCAACGCCGGTCGCACCGTCGAGCACCAGCACCACCCCAACCAGCGCTTCCTAA
- a CDS encoding LysE family transporter — MELQTWLAFFAACWVISLSPGAGAIASMSSGLQYGFWRGYWNALGLQLGLAVQIAIVGAGVGAILTASASAFYAIKWFGVAYLVYLAVKQWRALPSDMSDDAAVRQIGKPLALVFRGFLVNISNPKALVFMLAVLPQFIDPHAPLLAQYLIIGVTMVCVDLIVMAGYTGLASKVLRMLRTPKQQKRMNRTFAGLFIGAAAFMATLRKAAV, encoded by the coding sequence ATGGAGCTTCAAACATGGCTGGCGTTTTTTGCCGCCTGCTGGGTGATCAGCCTGTCTCCCGGTGCCGGCGCCATTGCGTCGATGTCCAGCGGTCTGCAATACGGTTTCTGGCGCGGTTACTGGAACGCCCTGGGCCTGCAATTGGGCCTGGCGGTGCAGATTGCGATTGTCGGCGCCGGTGTTGGCGCGATTCTCACCGCATCAGCCTCCGCGTTCTATGCGATCAAATGGTTCGGCGTGGCGTACCTGGTTTACCTGGCGGTCAAGCAATGGCGTGCGCTGCCCAGCGACATGAGCGACGACGCCGCCGTGCGCCAGATCGGCAAACCGTTGGCCCTGGTGTTCCGCGGTTTCCTGGTCAACATCAGCAACCCCAAGGCCCTGGTGTTCATGCTCGCGGTGTTGCCGCAGTTCATCGACCCGCATGCGCCGCTATTGGCTCAATACCTGATCATTGGCGTGACCATGGTCTGTGTTGATCTGATTGTCATGGCCGGTTACACCGGGTTGGCGTCCAAGGTACTGCGCATGTTGCGTACGCCCAAGCAGCAAAAACGCATGAACCGGACCTTTGCCGGATTGTTCATTGGCGCGGCGGCGTTTATGGCGACGCTGCGTAAAGCTGCGGTGTAA